From a region of the Mycobacterium intracellulare ATCC 13950 genome:
- a CDS encoding aldo/keto reductase: protein MTGESGSAAPSIALNDENTMPALGLGVAELSDDETERAVSAALEIGCRLIDTAAAYGNEAAVGRAIAASGIPRAELFVTTKLATSDQGFKGAMDACTASLERLGLDYVDLYLIHWPAPSLGNYVNSFGGMIQSRGDGQARSIGVSNFTEEHLTTVIDLTFVTPAVNQIELHPLLNQEALRKTNAEHNVVTQSYTPLALGKLIDNPTVSSIAGEYGKTASQVLLRWNLQLGNAVVFRSAKEEHIATNMDVFDFELAAEHMDAINGLNDGTRLRPDPDTYEGS from the coding sequence TTGACTGGCGAGTCGGGCTCCGCCGCACCCTCAATTGCTCTCAACGACGAAAACACGATGCCGGCCCTGGGCCTGGGCGTCGCGGAATTGTCGGACGACGAGACCGAACGCGCGGTATCGGCGGCGCTGGAAATCGGTTGCCGGCTCATCGACACCGCCGCGGCCTACGGCAACGAGGCCGCCGTCGGGCGCGCCATCGCCGCCTCCGGGATTCCGCGCGCCGAGCTGTTCGTGACCACCAAGCTGGCCACCTCCGATCAGGGTTTCAAGGGGGCGATGGACGCCTGCACCGCCAGCCTGGAACGGCTGGGCCTGGATTACGTCGACCTGTACCTGATTCACTGGCCGGCCCCGTCGCTGGGCAACTACGTGAACTCCTTCGGCGGAATGATCCAGTCCCGCGGGGACGGGCAGGCCCGCTCGATCGGCGTCTCCAACTTCACCGAGGAACACCTGACGACCGTCATCGACCTCACGTTCGTCACTCCCGCGGTCAACCAGATCGAGCTGCACCCGCTGCTCAACCAGGAGGCGTTGCGCAAGACCAACGCCGAGCACAACGTCGTCACCCAGTCCTACACGCCGCTGGCGCTGGGCAAGCTGATCGACAACCCGACCGTGAGCTCGATCGCCGGCGAATACGGCAAGACCGCCTCGCAGGTGCTGCTGCGGTGGAACCTGCAGCTGGGCAACGCGGTCGTCTTCCGCTCGGCCAAGGAAGAGCACATCGCGACCAACATGGACGTGTTCGATTTCGAGTTGGCCGCCGAGCACATGGATGCGATCAACGGGCTCAACGACGGCACCCGGCTGCGCCCGGACCCCGACACCTACGAGGGTTCATAA